From the genome of Alkalilimnicola sp. S0819:
CCCTTGGCGGCCGAGCAGCTGCGGGACATCGCCCGCCTGCAACTCGCCGCCATACAGGCGCGGGTACGCGAGGCCTGGCGGGTGCCGCTGGATTACAGCGACGCGCTGATCGGCTATCTCAGCGAGCGCTGCCACAGCGGTGATACCGGGGCGCGACAGATCACGGCGCTCCTCAACCGGGAATTACTGCCGCGGCTCTCCCGCCACCTGCTGCGCCGCGCCGCCGTCGGGGAGACCCCGGGCGCGCTGCGGCTCGATTACCGGGCGGGGAAGCTGCTGGTGGAAGCAGAAACCAGTGTCGGAGGGGCTTCAAACTCGGGCTCGGCAACGCAACCCGACACGGCCCCGGCCTGAACCGTACCGATTTCCATCGCCGCGGGCCGCCTGAGCCCGCATTCGTTACCACGACATCTGAAAAGGGAAAGCAACGATGTCCATCTTCATGAACTACGACGGCATCAAGGGTGAATGCGCGGACAGCAACCACGAGGAATGGCTGGATCTGGAAAGCATCCAGTGGGGCGTGGACCGGCGCATCACCTCCGCCACCTCCACCCAGAACGACCGGGAATCGGCCAATGCCGAGATCAGCGATCTGATCGTCACCCGCCGCATGGACAGCGCCACGCCGAACATCTTCATGGAAACCTGCTGTGGCACCGGCAAGGATGTGGTGATCCACCTTACCAAGACCGGCTCGGGCTCCG
Proteins encoded in this window:
- a CDS encoding Hcp family type VI secretion system effector, producing MSIFMNYDGIKGECADSNHEEWLDLESIQWGVDRRITSATSTQNDRESANAEISDLIVTRRMDSATPNIFMETCCGTGKDVVIHLTKTGSGSGTDTYMEYTLKNALMSHYSVNANSQETGRPSEQITISFVDLEVKYTPHDEDGNALAAVAVGFDTATNNKR